In Fusobacterium perfoetens, the sequence TATACAGTTTCATAAAAAGATGTGTGAGCATTAAGGTCTCCACCAAATGAAAGACCGATTGATTCAAAATATTTTACAATTCCATTTTTTTCATAATTTTTAGTACCATTAAAAGTCATATGTTCAAGGAAGTGAGCTATCCCTTTTTGATTTTCTTCTTCTTGTAAAGAACCGGCTTTTATAATAACATTTATAGAAACTCTATTGGCTGGTTTTTTATTTTTATAGTAATAATATGTAATTCCGTTATCTAGTTTTTTTATTTTTAAGTCCTTTGAATTTTCAACGATTTCTTTTGAAAATAGAGAGGAAAAAATAATAAACATAAATGCAAAAATAAGTTTTTTTGTATAATTCACAGCTATCACCTTTATAATATATTTTTCAATTAAAAACGTATCACTTTTTTTTATTTTAGTCAAGTTTATTATAAAAAAGTTTCAAAAAATGAAAACGGACAACCAACAGGTTGCCCTTCATTTGAAAACTTCGTAATTGCCAATCTAACGAGACCAGCTTTATTTGTACCTACATTATATACTATTTTTCTTCTTTTGGCAAGTTATTTTTTAATTTTTCGATTTGTTTTATTAAATCTTCATTTTCCCTTGTTAGTTTATTTCTTGTTTCAATCAACCTTGTTATAGCTTTCTTATCAGAAGTAATTGTATCATTTAATTTTTTAAATGTTTTATATAAACCAACAGAACCTATTAATTTTTCGTTTATCTCTTCCATTAGAATATCATTATCAGAAAGGTTACAAATAAAATTTCCAAGTCTTGCTTTGCTAACAGTAACGATATTAGAAAGTAAGATATTTCCACTTAAAAAAGTAGTATTACCAGAATTATCTGTATAACTATATGTATTATTAGGGATAGCAACACAAACAGTAGGGATAGCTCCACCATTAGTAATAGGTGCAACGATAGTGTTATTAGAATTTTTATTACCTAAATCATTTTGTAAGATGATACAAGGTCTATTTTTAGATTCTTCTGAGCCTATTCCTTCTCCAAGTTCACAAAAATAAACTTGTCCACGGAATACTACTCTTTTTCCTGCCGTTTTAACTTTGGCATTAAGAAATAACATATTTTTTAACCAATCTATAAATTTATTAGCTTTTTCTAATTCAATTAACATCTATACTCCTTATATTATGAATTATTTAATTTTTATTTTTTTAGAAATTTTTTACAAAATCATTCATTTCTTTGCTAAGTAAACCTTTTTTATACTTGCTATTTAATTTCCATCTATCATAAGACCACATCCATTGCTCTGGATATTCTCTCATAACAATTTCCATCTCATTAAACATATTTTGTACTGTACGTTGTACATTTTCTTTGAAAGATAAATTTTCATCTTCAGATTTTTCAATTTTCTTTATATGAACTTCTGTTATATTTTCTTTATTAAGTACACAATACATCAGATAGAAAGGTCTTTTATATTTTAGAGCAATACTTGCAACCCCAGTTGGAGCAGTAGTTTTTTCTCCAAAGAAAGTAATATCAGTACCATTACTATCTCTATGGTCAGTAAGAAGAATTGGATTCATTCCCTCTTTAGCATATTTTATAAGCTCTCTACTTGTAGTTTTGCTTTTTTGTAAAAGAACAATATTAAATCTAGTTCTATTTTTTATAACCAAATCATTGATATATGGATTTGTTCTATCTTTTGCCACTGTAACAATAGGCATTCTACTTGCAAGTTTTACAGGAGCTTCCATATTTCCAAAGTGCATAGCTCCAAATACAGCTGGTCCATTTTTTATAATCTCATTTAAAAGTTCTTCATCAACTATTTTAAAATTTGAGTCATTTTCTAAATATTTATCAAGCCACATATTTACAAAAAATGCTCTACTCATAGTTTTAACAGATTCAATCCCAAGCTCTTTTATTTCTTCGTTAGTTTTTTCAGGAAAAGCAAGTTTAAGATTAAGTATAGTTATATTTCTAACCTCTTTTACAACTTTAAAAGTTAGGACAGCGAAAAATTCTCCGATTTTAAATCTAGTTTTTTCAGGAAGTCCCATAAATAATATTTCAAAAAATCTAATTAATAGATATTGAATATAGTAGATTAAATTTTTAAAAAAACCTCTATTGTTTGCCATTTTCATTCCTTTCCTATTTTAGAGTTTTAGCAAAATCTGCTAAATCTTTTCTAAGAGTTCCTTTTTTATATTGTCTATAGAAAGTCCATCTATCATGCATCCACATCCATTGATCTGGATGAGCAAGGATAACTTTTTCCATTTCGTGTATCATATTTTGAGTGGTAATTTGTACTTTATCTTTAAATGCTAAAGTTTCATCTTCACATTTTTTAATCTCTTTTATAAAAGCACGTGTTGAAAAATCTTTTTGATATACACAGTAAACTAAAAATAGTGGACGGTCAAATTTACAAGCTATACTTGTGATACCTGTTGGAGATGTTGTTGGCTCTCCAAAAAAAGTAACATCAGTTCCACTACCTTTTTGGTCAGTAAGAATAGCGATATTTCTACCTTGTTTTGCATATTTTACAAGCTCTCTACCAACACTTGGACTTCTTTGAAGTAAAGTTATATTAAAACATTTTCTATTTTTTATAATCTCTTTGTTAACATAAGGATTGTTTTGAGTTTTTCCAACTGTAACCACATTTAATTCCTCAGCTATCTTAAGTAACCCCTCCATATTTCCAAAGTGCATATTTGCAGCAGTCAATGGAGTATTATTTTTCATAACATCAACCATTTTAGGATCGTCAACTATAAAATTTTCTTTTTTATTTACATATTTATCAAGCCATAAAGTTCCAACAAAAGCTTTTCCAATAGCTTTATAGGAATTTTTAGCAATCTCCTCAAGTTCACTTAAAGATTTATCAGGGAAAACGTGCTTAAGATTTATTAACGTTGTAATTCTTCTTGATTTTAAAAGTTTGTAAGATAAAATTGAAAGACTTTCGGCAATTTTAAATCTAGTTTTTTCAGGAAAAATCATAAGAGTTCCCTTTAAAATTTTAAATAGAATATATTGTATAAAAAAATTAAAATTTTTCATTTTTTCCTCCATTAAAAATAATAACAACTGATATTATATCATATTTTTTGAAAACTATAAAATAATATTTATTCCTTGACATAAAGTGTAATATAACATACAATGGAAATAGATGAAAAAAAAGCGAGGTTGAAAAATGAATATAAGAGAAATATTAGAAAGAAACCCGGTAATACCGGCATTAAAAAATGATGATAATTTAAAAGAGGCTATTGAAAGTAGTAGTGAGATTGTTTTTTTAATAATGGCAAACCTTATGAATGTAAAAGATATTGTTACAGAATTAAAGAAAGCAGGAAAGTTGGTTTTTGTCCATGTGGATATGATAGAGGGATTGTCGTCTTCTAATTACGGAGTAGAATATCTTATAAAAGCTATAGAACCAGATGGGATTATTACCACAAAACACAATATGGTAAATTTTGCTCGTAAAAATAATATTGCAGTTATTCAAAGATATTTTATTTTAGATTCTTTTTCATTTAAAAATACTATTTCTTATATTAGAGAAAATAAACCAGACGCAATTGAAATACTTCCAGGTCTTATGCCAAAAATAATTAAAAGAATATGTAAGCTTGTAAATGTTCCTGTTATTACAGGAGGACTTATTGATGATAAGGAAGATATAATGAACGCTCTAAAAGCTGGAGCAGAGGGTGTATCTACTACTAAAATGGAGCTTTGGTCAATATAAATAATAAAAATAAAATTTTGCAGAGGGATAATAACCTTTGCATTTTTTTATTATATTATAGTAGATTTATGATATAATAGGCTATAATATTTTAATTATGGAGAGTTTTATGGAAAATAACTATGAAATCATTTTTAAAAATTTAGAAGATATAGAAACTTTAACACCTAAAGAGTTTAAAAATCTTGATTCTTTAGATATTTTGACGTTAAAAGATTTGTTATATTATTTTCCAAGAGCCTATGATGATAGAACAAATATAAAAAAAATAGAGGAACTTAGAGGGAATGAGTATGTTGTTTTAAAAGTTCAGTTTTTATCAATTACAAATCCATATCTTCCCTCAAGAGTTAAGATGACAAAAGCAAGAGCCACTGATGGAACAGGAGTTATAGATGTAGTTTGGTTTCAAATGCCGTACCTTGCAAAAAGTCTAAAGATTGGAGAGGAATATATTTTAATCGGTCAAGTAAAAGCTGGGTATAATTTCCAGATGACTAACCCTGAATATAAAAAGCTTACCAATCAAAAAGAGATGGAAAAAGGGGAAATCCTACCTATATATAGTACAACAAAAAATTTTACTCAGAACTCTCTAAGAAAGATTTTAAAAAAGAATTTAAAAGAGTTTTCTAATTGTCTTCAAGAAAATATTCCAAGTGAAATAATAGAAAAATATAAAATATTAGATAGAAAAAAAGCTCTTAAAGAAATCCATTTTCCAGAAAATAGGAAGTTTTTAGAAGAGGCAAAAAGAAGATTTGCTATTGAGGAACTTTTGGTTTTAGAGATGGGGATTTTACAAAACAGATATCTTGGTGGAGATATATTTGAGAGAAAATATAATCTTTTGGATAAACGGGAACTTGTAAAAAAATATCTAAAAAGTCTTAATTTTACTTTGACTAATGCACAGAAAAAAGTAATAACAGAGATTTATAAGGAGTTAAATGAGGGAAGATTTATCAATCGTCTTATTCAAGGGGACGTTGGTAGTGGAAAAACTATTGTTGCAATGACTTTACTATTATATATAGTAGAAAATGGATATCAAGGGGTTATAATGGCTCCAACAGAAATTCTTGCTACACAACATTATCTTTCTATAAAAAATGATTTTGAAAATTTAGGAGTGAGAACAGAACTTTTAACAGGAAGTGTAAAGGGAAAGAAAAAAGAGAAACTTCTTGAAGAGATAAAAAACGGAGAAGTAAAACTTATAATAGGTACTCACGCTCTTATTGAAGATAATGTAGAATTTAAAAATCTTGGGCTTATAGTTATAGATGAGCAACATCGTTTCGGTGTTGTCCAAAGAAAAAAATTAAGAGATAAGGGGATACTTTCAAATCTTTTGGTAATGAGTGCCACTCCGATTCCACGTTCTTTGGCTCTTAGTATCTACGGAGATTTAGATGTATCAATAATTGATGAATTACCACCGAGAAGAAAACCTATAAAAACTAAATGGATAAATAATGATGCAGATCTTCAAAAAGTATATAATTTTATTGCTAAGAAATTAAAAGATGGAAGACAAGCATATTTTATAGTGCCACTTATTGAGGACAGTGATAAAATCTCTGCAAAATCTGTGGAAGAATATAAATCTGAGATTGAAAATGTTTTCTCAGATAGAAAGATTGGTATTCTCCACGGAAAAATGAAAAATAGTGAAAAAGACCAAGTTATGCAAGATTTTAAAAATAAAAAAATAGATATACTTCTTTCGACCACTGTTGTAGAGGTAGGAGTAAACGTTCCTAATGCCTCAATA encodes:
- a CDS encoding type II toxin-antitoxin system PemK/MazF family toxin; this translates as MLIELEKANKFIDWLKNMLFLNAKVKTAGKRVVFRGQVYFCELGEGIGSEESKNRPCIILQNDLGNKNSNNTIVAPITNGGAIPTVCVAIPNNTYSYTDNSGNTTFLSGNILLSNIVTVSKARLGNFICNLSDNDILMEEINEKLIGSVGLYKTFKKLNDTITSDKKAITRLIETRNKLTRENEDLIKQIEKLKNNLPKEEK
- a CDS encoding lysophospholipid acyltransferase family protein, producing the protein MANNRGFFKNLIYYIQYLLIRFFEILFMGLPEKTRFKIGEFFAVLTFKVVKEVRNITILNLKLAFPEKTNEEIKELGIESVKTMSRAFFVNMWLDKYLENDSNFKIVDEELLNEIIKNGPAVFGAMHFGNMEAPVKLASRMPIVTVAKDRTNPYINDLVIKNRTRFNIVLLQKSKTTSRELIKYAKEGMNPILLTDHRDSNGTDITFFGEKTTAPTGVASIALKYKRPFYLMYCVLNKENITEVHIKKIEKSEDENLSFKENVQRTVQNMFNEMEIVMREYPEQWMWSYDRWKLNSKYKKGLLSKEMNDFVKNF
- a CDS encoding lysophospholipid acyltransferase family protein, encoding MKNFNFFIQYILFKILKGTLMIFPEKTRFKIAESLSILSYKLLKSRRITTLINLKHVFPDKSLSELEEIAKNSYKAIGKAFVGTLWLDKYVNKKENFIVDDPKMVDVMKNNTPLTAANMHFGNMEGLLKIAEELNVVTVGKTQNNPYVNKEIIKNRKCFNITLLQRSPSVGRELVKYAKQGRNIAILTDQKGSGTDVTFFGEPTTSPTGITSIACKFDRPLFLVYCVYQKDFSTRAFIKEIKKCEDETLAFKDKVQITTQNMIHEMEKVILAHPDQWMWMHDRWTFYRQYKKGTLRKDLADFAKTLK
- a CDS encoding glycerol-3-phosphate responsive antiterminator, producing the protein MNIREILERNPVIPALKNDDNLKEAIESSSEIVFLIMANLMNVKDIVTELKKAGKLVFVHVDMIEGLSSSNYGVEYLIKAIEPDGIITTKHNMVNFARKNNIAVIQRYFILDSFSFKNTISYIRENKPDAIEILPGLMPKIIKRICKLVNVPVITGGLIDDKEDIMNALKAGAEGVSTTKMELWSI
- the recG gene encoding ATP-dependent DNA helicase RecG — translated: MENNYEIIFKNLEDIETLTPKEFKNLDSLDILTLKDLLYYFPRAYDDRTNIKKIEELRGNEYVVLKVQFLSITNPYLPSRVKMTKARATDGTGVIDVVWFQMPYLAKSLKIGEEYILIGQVKAGYNFQMTNPEYKKLTNQKEMEKGEILPIYSTTKNFTQNSLRKILKKNLKEFSNCLQENIPSEIIEKYKILDRKKALKEIHFPENRKFLEEAKRRFAIEELLVLEMGILQNRYLGGDIFERKYNLLDKRELVKKYLKSLNFTLTNAQKKVITEIYKELNEGRFINRLIQGDVGSGKTIVAMTLLLYIVENGYQGVIMAPTEILATQHYLSIKNDFENLGVRTELLTGSVKGKKKEKLLEEIKNGEVKLIIGTHALIEDNVEFKNLGLIVIDEQHRFGVVQRKKLRDKGILSNLLVMSATPIPRSLALSIYGDLDVSIIDELPPRRKPIKTKWINNDADLQKVYNFIAKKLKDGRQAYFIVPLIEDSDKISAKSVEEYKSEIENVFSDRKIGILHGKMKNSEKDQVMQDFKNKKIDILLSTTVVEVGVNVPNASIITIINAERFGLSSLHQLRGRVGRGEHQSYCFLISHSDNDNTKARMRIMEKTNDGFEIAEEDLRLRKAGEIFGTKQSGLSDLKFIDITQDVKTIKMVKEICIEYLNKNSGIIDNEYLLRDIQDKFKETI